The Mycolicibacterium flavescens genomic interval CACCACCCATACGGCGGCGACGATGCGCAGGCCGGAAAGGGCCTTGATTTCTCCGGTGCGCACAACACTCTCTTCGCGGAAGTCCGTAGCGTTTTCGTTCGGGGTCCTGCCTGATAACCACACCGGGTTGGTCCGCTCCCCTGACCACAGACCCCGGCAGCCACCGAAGGGTAGCAGCGGGGCTCGCCGCGGTTCAGGCCCGAAAAGTGCGCGCAGGCGGCGTGCGACGTTCGAAACCGTTGGTAACAAGGCACTTCGGCGACGACAGCAACATCGGTGAAAAGTTGTCCGACACGCCGATGAACCGACTCTGAACACACTCTTGACTGATTCCAGAAAACAGAGCATATTGGCAGCGTGTCCCCCACGCCTGACTACGCGGATCGGCTACGCGCCGCCGATCTTCGCGTGACCCGCCCGCGGCTTGCGGTGCTGGAGGCGGTCTACGGCAACCCCCACGCCGATACGGAGTCGATCTTCGGCGCAGTGCGTCGCGCCCTCCCCGACGTCTCCCGGCAGGCCGTCTACGACGTGCTCGCCGCGCTCACCACCGCGGGGCTGGTGCGCAAGATCCAGCCCTCCGGGTCAGTCGCCCGCTACGAGTCGCGTGTCGGCGACAACCACCATCACGTCGTATGCCGGTCGTGTGGCGTCATCGCCGACATCGACTGCGCCGTCGGCGAAGCGCCCTGTCTGACGCCGTTTGACCCGAAGGGCGCGTTGGACGGCTTCGTGCTCGACGAGGCCGAGGTCATCTACTGGGGCTTGTGCCCAGAGTGCTTGGTATCGCAGGTTTCCCGATCACAACCGTGATCACAGCCCAAATAACCCACCGGAAGGAACGCTGTGTCATCTGATACGTCCGACGCTCGCCCGCCTCATGATGATTCCAAGACAGCCAGCCACAGCGAGAGCGAGAACCCGGCTATCGATTCGCCGAAGCCGAAGTCGCACGCTCCTCTGACGAACCGGGACTGGTGGCCCAACCAGGTCGACGTGTCGGTGCTGCACAAGCAGAACGAGAAGGGCAACCCGCTCGGCCAGGACTTCAACTACGCCGAGGAATTCAAAAAGCTCGACCTCGAGGCGTTCAAGGCCGACGTCCACAAGCTGATCACCACCTCGCAGGACTGGTGGCCCGCCGACTACGGCAGCTACGCGGGCTTGTTCATCCGCATGAGCTGGCACGCCGCAGGCACCTACCGCATCTTCGACGGCCGCGGCGGCGCGGGCCAGGGTGCCCAGCGTTTCGCCCCGCTCAACAGCTGGCCGGACAACGCGAATCTGGACAAGGCGCGCCGTCTGCTGTGGCCGATCAAGCAGAAGTACGGCAACAAGATCTCCTGGGCCGACCTCATCGCGTACGCCGGAAACGCCGCACTCGAAGTGTCGGGCTTCAAGACCAAGGGCTTCGCGTTCGGTCGCGAGGACATCTGGGAGCCCGAGGAGATGCTGTGGGGCCAGGAGGACACCTGGCTGGGCACCGACGAGCGCTACGGCGGCACCAACGACAGCGATCGCAAGCTGGCTGAGCCATTCGGTGCGACCACCATGGGCCTGATCTACGTCAACCCGGAAGGCCCTGAGGGCAAGCCGGATCCGCTGGCGGCTGCGCACGACATCCGCGAGACGTTCGGCCGGATGGCGATGAACGACGAGGAGACCGCGGCGCTGATCGTCGGTGGCCACACTCTGGGTAAGACGCACGGCGCCGGCGACGGCGACCTGGTCGGACCCGAGCCGGAGGGCGCCCCCATCGAGCAGCAGGGGCTGGGTTGGAAATGTGCGTTCGCCTCCGGTAAGGGCAGTGACACCATCACCAGCGGCCTCGAGGTCGTGTGGACGCCGACCCCCACGGAGTGGGGCAACGGCTACCTGCAGACCCTGTACGGCTACGAGTACGAGTTGACCAAGAGTCCCGGCGGCGCTTGGCAATTCGAGGCCAAGGACGCTGAGGCGATCATTCCCGATCCGTTCGGGGGCCCGCCGCGTAAGCCGACGATGCTCGTCACCGACATCTCGATGCGGGAAGATCCGATCTACGGCGCGATCACCCGCCGTTGGCTGGAACATCCCGAGGAGATGGACGAGGCCTTCGCCAAGGCGTGGTTCAAGCTGATGCACCGCGACATGGGTCCCGTGAGCCGCTACCTCGGGCCCTGGATTCCCGAGCAGGAGATCTGGCAGGACCCGGTGCCCGCGGTGGACCACGAGCTGGTCGACGAACAGGACATCGCCCAGCTCAAGAGCAAGCTGCTCGACTCGGGCCTGACCGTGCAACAGCTGATCAAGACCGCATGGTCGTCGGCGTCGAGCTTCCGTGGCACGGACAAGCGCGGCGGCGCGAACGGCGCGCGGATTCGCCTTGAGCCGCAGAAGGACTGGGAGGCGAACGAGCCCGCCGAGTTGGCGCAGGTGCTTCCGGTGCTCGAGCGCATCCAGCAGGAGTTCAACAGCTCGGCGACCGGCGGCAAAAAGATCTCGCTGGCCGACATCATCGTGCTGGGCGGCTCGGCTGCGGTCGAGAAGGCTGCGCGTGACGGCGGTTTCGAGATCAACGTGCACTTCGCGCCGGGGCGCACCGACGCCACGCAGGAGGACACCGACGTGGAGTCCTTCGCGGTGCTCGAACCGCGGGCGGACGGCTTCCGTAACTTCGCGCGGGCGGGTGAGAAGGCTCCGCTGGAGCAGCTGCTGGTCGAGCGGGCCTACATGCTCGACCTGACCGCTCCAGAGTTCGCGGTGCTGATCGGTGGTCTGCGGGTGCTGAACGTCAACCACGGCGGCAGCAAGCACGGCGTGTTCACCGACAAGCCGGGTGTGCTGAGCAACGACTTCTTCACGAACCTGCTCGACATGAGCACCGAGTGGAAGTCGGGTGCGGCGGAGAACGTCTACGAGGGTGTGGACCGCGCGACGGGACAGCTCAAATGGACGGCCACCGTCAACGACCTGGTGTTCGGCTCGAACTCGGTGCTGCGCGGCATCGCCGAGGTCTACGCCCAGGAAGACAGCAAGGACAAGTTCGTCGAGGACTTCGTCGCTGCCTGGGTGAAGGTCATGAACAACGATCGCTTCGACTTGGATTAACACCCGAGTCTGATCGTCGATAACGAAATGCGGCGCCCCGCGGGCTCATCGGGCTCGCGGGGTGTCGCGCATCCGGCGCCCTTCCTGTTGCTCTCCATCCGCGGTGAGGACGAAGCCGCCGAGGACGAATACCGGGCGATGATGCGGTTCGCCGGTCTCGATACCACCGGCATGCGGCGCATCCGGTTGACGCACGAAGCGCTCGGGCACATCGACCTCGACGACTGGTCCGGAATCATCCTCGGCGGCGGGCCCTATAACGTCAGCGATCCCGCCGATGCGAAGTCGGCGACGCAGCGGCGGGTCGAGTCGGAGTTACTGGACCTCATCGGGCGCATCGTCGACCGGGACTTCCCGTTTCTCGGATGCTGTTACGGCGTCGGCACGCTCGGGACCGTCATCGGGGCCACGGTGGACCGCACACATCCCGAACCGGTCGGCGGGCTCACCGTCAGCGTCACCTCGGCGGGCCGCGACGACCAACTGTTCGCCGAGGTGCCCGACGTCTTCGACGCCTACGGCGGCCATCGGGAAGGCGCGACCTCGCTACCGCCCGGCGTCGAACGCCTCGCATCGTCACCGGATTGCCCGGTCCAAGCGTTCCGGGTGGGGCGTCACGTGTACGCCACGCAGTTCCACCCCGAACTGGACCTCGACGGTCTGATCACCCGGATCGACGTCTACAAGGATTACGGGTACTTCCCGCCGGAATCCGCCGAAGTCTTGAAATCTGCTGTCCGCCAATGGGATGTCCGTTATCCGCAGACCATCCTGCGCCGGTTCGTGGAGCGCTATTCGCGCTGACGATTGGTTCGGCGTTCGTCGGGGCACTCCAGGGTGGTGCACTCCGTCGAGTACTCCCCCAGCCGGTCCGCAGACGTCTACGGCGACCCGGCGCAACGCACCGTCCTGATGTGGCACGGAGCGCAGACCGATTCGCGCGCCGCGATGCGGCCCCTGGCAGAACGGGTGCACGAGCACCGACTGTCGGTTGTGCTGGCCGACTGGAATTCGCACGCCGACGACCGTGGGCGTAGCGACTTGTTGGCGTCGGCCGAATTTGCGCGCAAGCATGCCGGCGACGGGCCGCTGGTAGTCGTCGGCTGGTCGATGGGTGGCCTGGCGGCGGCCGGTCTGGCGGTTCACGCCCCAGAGTTCGGTGTGGCCCACACCGTCTGCCTCGCGGGGGCATTCATGGTCCCCGATCCGGTCAGCGGCTCACCGCTGCCGGCTGAGTTGAACGGTGTTCCTGCGTCGTTCACGCTGTTGCACGGTGCGCGCGACGACGTGATACCGTCCTCGGCCAGCCGGGAGTTCGCCTCGACACTCGAGCGCAACGGCTGGCCCGTCTCGTGCGTCGTGCTGGAGGCCGACCACGGGTCGATCGCCGGCGCGACATACGACCCTGCCGCCGACCGCTACTCACCGGCTACCGATCCGGCATCGCTATCGGTGGCGACGGACGTGGCGGCGCGGATTGCTGCGGTGTTCTGATTCACTCCGCGGTGTCGATACGGTGGGCCCACCGCAGGTGCCCGCCGCCCATGTCGGTACAGACGAACGCGACGCCGTCGGAGCCCTGAGCCGACACGTTCTGTTCGGGGCAGTCCATCGCGACGTTGTGGATGCCGACGAGCGGCCCGGCCGGTGTCCAGACGCCCACCCTGTTGCAGACGAACGTTGCACCGGTGGGGCCGAGCCCGTAATTGAAATACTTGCCGGGCTTGCAGGGCGTCCCCTCGACGACATTGCGCGCGACGTTGGGAACGCAGTCGGCGGAGTAGCACACCGCAGAGGCGCTGGGAGCGAGAGCGATCGAGGCGGCAGTGGTTGCCAGGGCCGCCGTCAGCGCGGCGATGTGTGAGCGCGCCATCTCTCGATGGTGTCACTCGGAGGTGAAGTTCGGTGAGAAATCGCTTGACCTCAACAATGGTTCAGGTCGCAGAGTCAATACATGACTACTTCCACAACGCAGTTGACCCGGATCCGGGACGATCTCTGGCAGACCCGGATGGACTCGCCGTTTCCTGGCCTCACCACGCACGCGTATCTGTGGCGAGGTCCGCATGGCAACGTACTGTTCTACAGCCCCGCCACGGAGGCCGATTTCGACGCGATCGACGCGCTCGGCGGCGTCAGCGCGCAGTATCTGTCGCATCTCGACGAGGCCGGACCGAACCTGAAACGAATCGAGAAGCGGTTCGGTCGACGGCTGCACGCGCCGGAGGCAGAGATCGACACCATCGCCGAGCATGCGCGCGTCGACGTGGCCGTCGCTTCTGTGCGGCACGTAGACGTCAACGGTGTCGAGGTGCTTCCCACGCCGGGCCACTCCGCTGGCAGCACGAGCTATCTCGTCACCGGTGTGACCGGTGAGCGCTATCTGTTCACCGGCGACACCATGTTTCCGACCGCTTCGGAAACGTGGGCGACGTTCCTGGTTCCGGGCCGCGGCGATGCCGGCCAGCTGCGCGAAAGTGTGAAGTTCTTGGGCACTGTTGCCCCGGACCTGGTGATCTCGAGCGCATTCGGTGGCGAGACGGCGTGGATGACCGTCGACTCGCAACAGTGGGCCGAATGCGTGGCGCAAGCGCTGGCGACCGTGCCGTCGTAGCCGGTTCCTCTTGGGTTGTAGCCGTTCTTGGCGCTCGCGGATCTCGTTTGTGAAACTAGCGGCAGTTTTTGCGGGATTTCCGTCGGTGGTTTCACAAACGGAGTCGCGCTAGGGCGTGCGCTGGTCGTAGGTGTCGTGCCAACGCCACCACTCGTAGGGCGGGTCCTGCGGACAGCCCTCGGGTGAGTCTTCCCAATCCTCCTGCCGGCCGAGCGGCGTCACGTCGAGCAGGTTCCACGTGTTGACGAACACCTCGTCCCCGCGCTCGTTGATGAAATACGTGCGGTAGATACGGTTCTCGTCGTCGCGGATGAAAACGTTGGTGCCGTGCCAGTCGTGGACGCCGAAGTCGACGTCGAAGACTGCGTCCTTGGTGGGGAGGATCGTGTACCACGGGTGTCGCCAACCCATCTTGTTCTTCATGGCCTCCAGGTCGGGCTGCGAAGCGCGCGACGCATAGACGAACGTGGTGTCGCGGGCGTTCAGGTGGGCGAGGTGCGGAACGTGGTCGGCCATCAAAGAGCAACCGACGCAGCCGTGTTCGGGCCAGTCACCGTTGGAGGTGCCGGGCTCGATGAACGCCCGGTAGACGATCAGCTGGCGTCGGCCGTCGAACAGATCGAGCAAGTTCACCCTGCCCTCGGGCCCCTCGAAGGTGTAGTTCTTGTCGACGGCCATCCACGGCATCCGTCGGCGCTGGGCGGCCAGGGCGTCGCGGGCTCGCATGAGTTCCTTCTCTTTGACGAGCATCTCCTGCCAGGCGCTGTCCCATTCTGCTGGGGGAACTATCGGTCGTGTCTTCACTTCTTCTCACTCCCTTGTCATCTCGCGGTTAAGTCGTCGGAACGCCCGGCGGCGAGTCGCGGCCAGTGGGCGATCGGTCGTCCGTTGCTGCGCATAGGTTGGCGATCCGCCGCGAGCGGGTATATCGGCCAGCCCGGTGGTGAGTCCTCCCACTCTTCCTGGCGTCCGTACGCAGTGAGGTCCATCAGCGCCAGGCTGAAATCCATGGCTTCGACGCCGCGGCGGGTCGTCCAGTAGGTCTCGAAGACACGGTCGCCGTCGCGCAGATAGCAAACCAGGTGCATGAGATTCTTCTGGCGTCCGACGAGCAGGGTCTCGAGAGAGTCCTGCGCCGAGTACCACGGCATCTCCCATCCCATGAAATCGCGGTAGCGGCGGCTTTCGTCGTAGGGGCCCTGGCAGAACACTGCGTAGGTGATGCCCCGAGAGTGAAGGTACGACAGCTCGGTGACCTGGCTGGCGCACCATGTACAGCCTTCACACTGCGCGGGTGCCGGGTGGCCGGCATGCCACATGAAGTAGTACGCGATCAGTTGCGGGCGCCCCTCGAAGGCATCGAGCAAGGTGACCGGCCCTCCCGGGCCGACGAGCATTGTGGTGGAGTCGATTTCGACCATCGGCAGACGCCGGCGGGCCGCGGCGATCGCGTCGCCTTCGCGGGTATGGGCCTTTTCCCGGACCCGTAAGGCGTCGATCGCGGCCTGCCACGTCTCGCGGTCCGCGACCGCAGGGATCGAGGTCATGACGCTGCTTCCAGTTCACTCTTGAGGTTGGCGAGCTTCCATGGCCATCCGCCGGAGATCAGGCCACGCACAGTGCTTTCCGGCGGAAACTCGTCGTGCACGACAGTCAGCTTCACCTGGCCGTCCTCGACGGGTTCGATCTCGAAGGTGACCTTCGACCGCCTCTCGGCCGCCGCCTTTTTCACGACGTCCTGGTCGAGGCCCAGCGTCACCAGTTCGGGCACGAAGGTGTGAAAGGTGAACGCGAGCCGCCGATACGGCTCCGACTCGAGAATCACCTGCTCCGGATCCGTGATCTCCAGCCCGGTGCAGTCGGACCATACATAGGAGGAGCCCTTCTTGAAGTCCGACACCAAGGCGTGACCCATGTAGCGGTTGGAGAAGGCCGGGTCTGTGATGGCCTGCCACAGGCGTTCGGGTGTGGTGCGGATATAGGTGATGTAGACGAATTCGCTGCTGCTCATAGGGTGGGTCTCCAATGCTGTCTTGAGGTCCGCGAGCGTCTGCACCCGCGCGCGGTCGTACTGATGGATCCAGCGGTCGGCTATCGCGTTGATCGGTTCCGCGTTGAGGTAGTGCAACTTCTCGCGCCCCCGCCACACGGTGGTGATGAGGTTGGCGGATTCCAGCACGGCGAGGTGCTTGCTCACGGACTGGCGAGCCATCGACAAACCCGAGCACAGATCGCGCAGCGTCTGGCCGTTGCGGTCGTTGAGGCTGTCGAGAAGCAAGCGCCGATTCGGGTCGGCCAGCGCCTTGAAAACGTCGTCCATCCCTGCCACCTGGTTCATGCAGCCGGTTGGCTGCACGTTCGACGATAGGCAGCCTACTGGCTGCGTGTCAATGGTCAGTTGGTCCCCCTCCGCCGAGCGCGCGCTCAGCACGTGATGCGGCGCGGGGACTCGCGATGGTCGCACGTTCGGTGCTGTCAAGCGGTTGCGCTGAGCTCCTCGAAGCGCGCCAATGCCGAGCTGCGCTGGTCGGAGTCGAACACCTCCAAACGGGAGAGGTGATCGCCGTCGAAGAGGGTGAGCATCACCACGGGTAACTCAATCGCGAAACCGTTGGTCGATGTCCCCTTCACAACGACCTCGCTCACAAGCCCCTCCGGCGAATAGGTGAAAACTTGCGAATGTTCGATCCATAGGTCTGGCACCAGCGAGGCCATCGCCTGGATGGATGACATGTGGTCGGTGACCGTTTGAATGTCTGGACTCGACAACTGCCGGTGGTTCGCATATACGGCACCGGCGCCGAGCCTAAGAAGCGCCTCCCAGTCATGGCGGTTCGTTGTCTCGGTAACACGGCGCGCCGCCTCGATCACCTCCGGATGCTCGACCTCGCCCGACGCGATCCAGCGAGCGTTCAGCTCTCTCATCGCGGCGTCGAGATCGTCGCTGTCGAAAATCACGGAGTGACAGACCAATCCGTCTTCCGTGACTTCCGTGATCGACAAATCTTCGACTGTGATGGGCTGACCGGGCGCGTCGGTGTTGCGGAACCGGTCACGGCACAGCACTAAACGGTGTCCCCGGATGGCGACCGGTTCGTCAGTCCACTGCCAACTTGCGGGCGCTTCCGAGATCATGCTGGGCACGAATTCCTGTATGAGCAAACCCTGGCTGCGCAATCCTTTCCGTCGGTCGTCGTAGCGTCCATCCTGGGTGATAAGTACGCGGAAGTCATCGAGGTCGCGGTGGTCGAAAGCATGGATCAACTGAGCCCGCGTGAGCGTTGCGGCGTTTACGAGCTGATGCGCGGGTCGACAGAGGTCATCGAACCGCGCGAGTGCCGCGTCCAGGTCGGCCTCGTCGAACACTTCGCAGCGGCTGAGTGCATCACCGTCGACCGTAAGCAACGTGAGTTCTCGCCATTCACCGTCGAATCCCTCTTGAGACGTGGCCTTCACCACCTGGGTAACGACCGCTCCAAGGGTGTCCAGCCGATGGACGACTTCGGCGTAGGCGCGGATCTTCGGAACGACGTCCCACGTGGCACTAACCAACGGGATCTGTTCACCCGGTGCGAACGAGGTGCCGCCACGCCGGTGGTCGATGTTCACCCAGTCCGGGGTGGTATTGAATAGCTCTCGCCGGTTGAACGCGGCGTATCCGTCAGCGACCGTTGACCATGTACGGCAGTACGGCGCGGCCTCACCTGCGAGGTATCGGGCCTCGAGTTCGGCGAAGGCGGCGTCGAGGTCATCGCTGTCGAAGTTAACGAAGTCGTCCATCAAGCCGTCGTCGTTGATCTCGACCACTGCTAGAAGTTCGACGGTGATTGGTCTGTTGTCATCGGCGGTGTCACGGTAAATCAGACGGGCCAGCGAGAGTCGCGTTCCTCTGGTCGCGACATGTTCTATGTCCATCCGCCAGGTCAGGGGCGTCTCAAACAGCGCTTGTGCAGCCTTCCTGCGGTCCGAGGAACCGTGCAGAGCTTGCAATCCTCTTCGGCGGTCGTCGATTCGGCCGTCTGCCGAAGTGAGGGCAAGGAATTCGTCAACATCGTGGTGATTGAAGGCAGTAGCGAGACGCCGCCACATCCACGTCGCAGCGTTTTCGGTCCGAAGCGGCGCCTGGTTGAGTTCATTGAATCGCGTTAGGGCGGCGTCGAGGTCCTCCTCGTCGAACATCTCGAAGCGGTCGGTCCGGTCTCCGTCGACCGTCACAACGGCGAGTTCGCGATATTCAGCGGGGAATCCTTCTTTTGAGCTTCCCTTCACGACCTGCTCGACGACCGCTCCACGTTCGTTCAGCCGATGCACCATTGCGATGTGCACAGTGACATCTGGCACGATGTCCCACGCGGCACGGAGGTTTGCGATGAGGTCATCTGCCTCGATCGTGGCGATTAGCCGGTGATCAGCCCACGCGGGTGTAGTCGCAGGAATCTCGCGGCGGTTGAAGGCGGCATAGGCCTGCGTGATCACCGACCACGTATGCGCGTGCGCAGCTGCTTCGCCTGCGACATAAAGACGCTCCAGCTCCACAAAGGCGGCGTCTACATCCTCGGTATCGAAGAATATTGTCTGCAGATCTACTTCGTCCTCAGCGACGTCGGTCAGCACCATCAGTTCGACCGTGACGGGTCCCGACGCATCGGCGCTGTCGCGGAACGTTTCTCGAGTCAGCGCGAGTCGATCGCCCCTTAGAGCGACAGGCTCAACTTCCAGTTGCCAGCTCGTCGGTGTTTCCGACAGAAGCGCATCCGCAAACTTCCTGTCCATCGCTCCCTCATCACGCAACCCTTTGCGGTGGTCCTCATAGTGACCCATGGCGCGCGCGAGCAAGGCTTTCGCATCTCGGCGGTTGTAAGCATCGGCGCCATATGCTCGCACCCGGACTGCGGCGTTATCGAGCCGCGGCGCTGGCCGAGTGAGCTCATTCAACCTGGCTATTGCGGCATCAAGGTCCGCCTCGTCGAACAGCTCGCACCGGTCGATTGAGCCTCCTGTGACCGTGAGAAGTTTAATGAATCGCCACTCGACATCGAAACCCTCCGGCGACGTACCGCGGGTGACAGCTGTGAGGAGCACTGCCGCGTCGCCTAGGCGATGCACAACTTCGATGTGAGCACTCCGGTCGGGCATCACGTCCCATACGGCGGCATGCCTTGAGGCGACGGAGACGTCGGATGCGAATGGTGTACCTCGCCGGTGGTCGGAGAAGATCCAATCCCTTTCAAAATTCTCATGCCGATTGAGCGCGGTATAAGCCTGTGTCACAACCGACCACGTACGTAAGTGAGCGGCCGCCTCCCCTGCGGTGTACCTGGCGTCGAGGTCTGCAAAAGCGACGGCGATGTCCTCGTTGTCGAACACCGTGTTCGACACCAGCCGGTTGGCGGCGTCTGTTTCGACGATCAGGAGAGCTTCTGCGGCGATCTCATCACGCGGTACTCCGCGTGCCGCGAAACGACTGCGACACAACGCGAGGCGCTCCCCGCGAGTCGCGATGACGGCTGACCCGATGTTCTTGAAGCCAACCTCGGCAACGGACTGCATGTTTTCGATATGGATCGCGCGACCGCGCCGCACGCCGGCGTTGACGACCTGGCGGTGATCGTACGAGGTGAAGTCCTCGGTCAAAACCTGTTGCATCGCTTCCCAGTCCCGCGAGTCGAAGCACGCCCACGCGCGTGCCAACGCACGAGTGGCTGCGTTCTCCGGCCGGCGCGGAAGCGCGCCCAGCTCGTCGAACTTGGCAATGGCAATGTCCAAGTCGGCCTCTTCGAATAGGTCGCAGCGATTCGTGACGGTGTCGCCAATCGTCAGCAGGGCGATCATCCGCCATTCGGCATAAAAGCCTTCCGGCCACCGGCCAAACGCCGTGTGTGTGAGGACGGCACCGCGATCGTTCAACCGATGGACGCACTCGATATACATCTTGTTGTCTGGTGTGACGTCCCACCCGGAACGGATATACGCGGCGAGGTCTTCCGCGGCGAAGGTTTCGCGCACCCGGTGGTCGACCGTCTCCCAGTTCGATACGCGCGGGACTTCGTGCCTGTTGAACATGGTGTAGGCCTCCGCGATGCCCGACCACACCTCGGCATACCGGGCCGCTTCGCCCGCGAGGAAGCGGGTGTCGAGTTCGGCGAAGGCGGCGTCGATGTCGTCGACATCGAACCCAACCCGAGCCACAATACGGTTGTCGGCGTCGACCTCGAGGAGGCTCAAGACCTCAGCACTCGACTCCTCCGGTTCAAGTCCGCGCATGGACGAACGGACGCGGGTGAGTGCGAGCCGTTCTCCGCGGGTCGCGATGACCGTCGAACGCGTATTCGCCGCCCCTGCTTCGGCGATGGCTCGAAGATCCGCAATGTGTGCGTCTCGCCCGCGCTGTACGCCCGCGTTCACCACACGGCGGCGGTCGTCTATGCATATGTCGTCGGATATAACCGCAGAAATCGCATCCCAGTCACGGGTGGCGAAGCGTTCCCAGAAGCGCGCATCCACCCGGCCGGCGTTGTTCTCTATGTTCGGTCCGCGGGTGCTGAGCTCGTCGAAGCGAGCAAGCGCGGCGTCGAGATCGGCTTCGTCGAACAGTTCTGACCGGTTGATCCGATCGCCCTCGATAGTCGAGAGCCCGATCTCACGCCACTCGGCGCTGAATCCCTCACGAGACGTCCCGTGAATGACGCGAGTGACAACTGCTCCCGTATCCGTCAGGCGGCGCACAGTCTCGACGTGAATCCTGATGTCTGGATTGAGAACATCCCAGGCGGTCTTCAGGAATGGCTCCAACTCATTTGGCGCGAACGACGTCACTCGCCGGTGGTCTACGTTGACCCAATCCGGCGTCGTCGGCGGCAGTTCATGGCGAAGCACCGCGGCGTAGGCGCCGGCGATGACCGACCACGTGTGTGCGTGAGCGGAAGCTTCGCCCGCGAGATACCGAGCTTCGAGTTCGGCGAAGGCGCTGTCGATGTCGTCGACGTCGAGCGCGATGAATCTGGTCAGACGAAGCTCCGCGTTAATTTCGATCAGGTGGAGCACTTCAGTGTCGAAAGCACCCGGACGCTCGTCGCGGCCCCAGAAACGGGAACGCAGCAGCGCGAGTCGCTCCCCTCGGACCGCGACGATTGCCGATGTCCAGTTGTTGACGCCAAGCTCGCCGGTCACGCGCGCATGGGCGATCGCCGCATCTCGCCCTTGTTGGCCTCCAGCGCCTACAACGCGCCGACGGTCGTCTGCGTAGAAGTCGTCGGCCATCGTCTGAGCCAGACCATCCCAGTTACCAGACGTGTAGTGAGCATTGAAAAGTTTGTATTCGCGGCT includes:
- the perR gene encoding Fe2+/Zn2+ uptake regulation protein; protein product: MSPTPDYADRLRAADLRVTRPRLAVLEAVYGNPHADTESIFGAVRRALPDVSRQAVYDVLAALTTAGLVRKIQPSGSVARYESRVGDNHHHVVCRSCGVIADIDCAVGEAPCLTPFDPKGALDGFVLDEAEVIYWGLCPECLVSQVSRSQP
- the katG2 gene encoding catalase/peroxidase HPI — encoded protein: MSSDTSDARPPHDDSKTASHSESENPAIDSPKPKSHAPLTNRDWWPNQVDVSVLHKQNEKGNPLGQDFNYAEEFKKLDLEAFKADVHKLITTSQDWWPADYGSYAGLFIRMSWHAAGTYRIFDGRGGAGQGAQRFAPLNSWPDNANLDKARRLLWPIKQKYGNKISWADLIAYAGNAALEVSGFKTKGFAFGREDIWEPEEMLWGQEDTWLGTDERYGGTNDSDRKLAEPFGATTMGLIYVNPEGPEGKPDPLAAAHDIRETFGRMAMNDEETAALIVGGHTLGKTHGAGDGDLVGPEPEGAPIEQQGLGWKCAFASGKGSDTITSGLEVVWTPTPTEWGNGYLQTLYGYEYELTKSPGGAWQFEAKDAEAIIPDPFGGPPRKPTMLVTDISMREDPIYGAITRRWLEHPEEMDEAFAKAWFKLMHRDMGPVSRYLGPWIPEQEIWQDPVPAVDHELVDEQDIAQLKSKLLDSGLTVQQLIKTAWSSASSFRGTDKRGGANGARIRLEPQKDWEANEPAELAQVLPVLERIQQEFNSSATGGKKISLADIIVLGGSAAVEKAARDGGFEINVHFAPGRTDATQEDTDVESFAVLEPRADGFRNFARAGEKAPLEQLLVERAYMLDLTAPEFAVLIGGLRVLNVNHGGSKHGVFTDKPGVLSNDFFTNLLDMSTEWKSGAAENVYEGVDRATGQLKWTATVNDLVFGSNSVLRGIAEVYAQEDSKDKFVEDFVAAWVKVMNNDRFDLD
- the guaA_2 gene encoding GMP synthase, producing MRRPAGSSGSRGVAHPAPFLLLSIRGEDEAAEDEYRAMMRFAGLDTTGMRRIRLTHEALGHIDLDDWSGIILGGGPYNVSDPADAKSATQRRVESELLDLIGRIVDRDFPFLGCCYGVGTLGTVIGATVDRTHPEPVGGLTVSVTSAGRDDQLFAEVPDVFDAYGGHREGATSLPPGVERLASSPDCPVQAFRVGRHVYATQFHPELDLDGLITRIDVYKDYGYFPPESAEVLKSAVRQWDVRYPQTILRRFVERYSR
- a CDS encoding Phospholipase/Carboxylesterase, whose product is MVHSVEYSPSRSADVYGDPAQRTVLMWHGAQTDSRAAMRPLAERVHEHRLSVVLADWNSHADDRGRSDLLASAEFARKHAGDGPLVVVGWSMGGLAAAGLAVHAPEFGVAHTVCLAGAFMVPDPVSGSPLPAELNGVPASFTLLHGARDDVIPSSASREFASTLERNGWPVSCVVLEADHGSIAGATYDPAADRYSPATDPASLSVATDVAARIAAVF
- a CDS encoding Zn-dependent hydrolase, which translates into the protein MTTSTTQLTRIRDDLWQTRMDSPFPGLTTHAYLWRGPHGNVLFYSPATEADFDAIDALGGVSAQYLSHLDEAGPNLKRIEKRFGRRLHAPEAEIDTIAEHARVDVAVASVRHVDVNGVEVLPTPGHSAGSTSYLVTGVTGERYLFTGDTMFPTASETWATFLVPGRGDAGQLRESVKFLGTVAPDLVISSAFGGETAWMTVDSQQWAECVAQALATVPS
- a CDS encoding CalU12 protein gives rise to the protein MKTRPIVPPAEWDSAWQEMLVKEKELMRARDALAAQRRRMPWMAVDKNYTFEGPEGRVNLLDLFDGRRQLIVYRAFIEPGTSNGDWPEHGCVGCSLMADHVPHLAHLNARDTTFVYASRASQPDLEAMKNKMGWRHPWYTILPTKDAVFDVDFGVHDWHGTNVFIRDDENRIYRTYFINERGDEVFVNTWNLLDVTPLGRQEDWEDSPEGCPQDPPYEWWRWHDTYDQRTP
- a CDS encoding CalU12 protein; its protein translation is MTSIPAVADRETWQAAIDALRVREKAHTREGDAIAAARRRLPMVEIDSTTMLVGPGGPVTLLDAFEGRPQLIAYYFMWHAGHPAPAQCEGCTWCASQVTELSYLHSRGITYAVFCQGPYDESRRYRDFMGWEMPWYSAQDSLETLLVGRQKNLMHLVCYLRDGDRVFETYWTTRRGVEAMDFSLALMDLTAYGRQEEWEDSPPGWPIYPLAADRQPMRSNGRPIAHWPRLAAGRSDDLTAR
- a CDS encoding putative transcriptional regulator; this encodes MDDVFKALADPNRRLLLDSLNDRNGQTLRDLCSGLSMARQSVSKHLAVLESANLITTVWRGREKLHYLNAEPINAIADRWIHQYDRARVQTLADLKTALETHPMSSSEFVYITYIRTTPERLWQAITDPAFSNRYMGHALVSDFKKGSSYVWSDCTGLEITDPEQVILESEPYRRLAFTFHTFVPELVTLGLDQDVVKKAAAERRSKVTFEIEPVEDGQVKLTVVHDEFPPESTVRGLISGGWPWKLANLKSELEAAS